From a region of the Lactuca sativa cultivar Salinas chromosome 4, Lsat_Salinas_v11, whole genome shotgun sequence genome:
- the LOC111882132 gene encoding protein NRT1/ PTR FAMILY 2.8 yields MESGRHSSAAMEEPKTPTRKKGGWKSIKYFIGNESFEKLASISLIMNMTVYLQSNYNMNGIFLISVVTIWMGTSNLSTLAGAFISDAYIGRFLTLFLGSIVSLLGMGMMTLTAGVPHLRPPKCTDGINCMQPENWQLAFLFAGLGLLALGAGGLRPCGIAFGADQFDTTTSKGKKQLESFFNLWYLSFTLAILVALTGVVYIQTNISWVIGFAVPTACLLSSFIIFLIGRHTYVKKKPVGSVLSDIVKVIVASIRKRKIPYDDELRYSLYQEESGSREHNLARTQRFKCLDKAAMIVDSSELNSTGVAKSKWRLCNVQQVENLKCVVGILPIWVSGIGCMLVNDQQTTFGILQAIQMNRTIGSKFMIPPGWMTEISMITLSIWIFVYEGIYIRKLTKFFKKDARLTMAMRFRIGIIMSILCMVTAGIIERKRRDSALNNNTYVAPLHISWLIPQLVLSGLMEAFDNVAMMEFFTTRMPESMRTIAGAIFFITLSISSYLNTLMVNIIHKLTGMNGRTPWLGSHDLNKNRLDYYYYIIAGFGVLNLIYFTFVGSKYVAPAKVIGVEEELPQVEDGGRGKNALGDYHEV; encoded by the exons ATGGAAAGCGGCCGTCATTCTTCGGCCGCCATGGAGGAACCAAAAACACCCACGAGAAAGAAAGGTGGCTggaaatccatcaaatactttattG GTAATGAGTCGTTTGAAAAACTGGCATCGATTAGTTTGATTATGAACATGACAGTTTATTTACAATCAAATTACAACATGAATGGCATTTTCCTTATAAGTGTGGTTACCATTTGGATGGGTACCTCTAATCTTTCAACACTGGCTGGTGCTTTCATCTCCGACGCCTATATCGGCAGATTCCTCACTCTTTTTCTCGGATCCATAGTGTCTCTTTTG GGTATGGGTATGATGACGTTGACTGCAGGTGTTCCGCATCTTAGACCACCTAAGTGCACCGACGGGATTAACTGCATGCAGCCGGAAAACTGGCAGCTAGCGTTTCTCTTCGCTGGACTCGGCCTCTTAGCCCTAGGAGCCGGCGGTTTAAGGCCGTGTGGCATTGCTTTTGGCGCTGATCAGTTTGACACCACCACTTCTAAAGGAAAGAAACAGCTTGAAAGCTTCTTCAATCTGTGGTACTTATCATTCACCTTAGCTATCCTCGTAGCTCTCACCGGAGTTGTCTACATCCAAACGAACATCAGCTGGGTGATCGGATTTGCAGTTCCGACAGCTTGCTTGTTGTCCTCCTTCATCATTTTCTTGATCGGCCGGCATACTTACGTCAAGAAGAAACCAGTTGGGAGTGTTTTATCTGATATCGTCAAAGTGATTGTTGCTTCAATACGGAAACGTAAAATACCATATGATGATGAATTAAGATACTCGTTGTATCAAGAAGAATCGGGGTCAAGAGAACATAATCTTGCACGAACCCAAAGATTCAAATGCTTAGATAAAGCAGCCATGATCGTTGACTCGAGTGAACTGAATTCTACTGGAGTGGCTAAAAGTAAGTGGAGATTGTGCAACGTACAACAAGTTGAGAACTTGAAATGTGTCGTTGGAATCTTGCCCATTTGGGTGTCGGGTATCGGGTGTATGCTTGTGAATGATCAACAAACCACATTTGGGATCCTTCAAGCCATCCAAATGAACAGAACAATCGGATCCAAGTTCATGATCCCACCGGGTTGGATGACTGAGATCTCGATGATCACTTTATCAATATGGATCTTCGTTTACGAAGGGATTTACATCCGGAAACTTACCAAGTTTTTTAAAAAGGATGCAAGATTAACAATGGCCATGAGATTTCGTATTGGGATAATTATGTCGATTCTTTGTATGGTAACAGCCGGGATAATAGAAAGAAAACGCCGTGATTCAGCCTTAAACAACAATACCTACGTTGCACCACTACATATATCGTGGTTGATCCCTCAGTTAGTTCTTTCGGGATTGATGGAAGCGTTTGATAATGTGGCGATGATGGAGTTTTTCACCACTCGTATGCCGGAAAGTATGAGGACTATCGCGGGTGCCATCTTTTTCATCACTTTATCGATATCCAGCTATTTAAATACGCTGATGGTTAATATAATCCACAAACTAACAGGGATGAACGGAAGAACACCATGGTTAGGCAGTCATGATCTTAACAAAAACAGGCTAGATTATTACTACTATATTATTGCTGGTTTTGGAGTTTTGAATTTGATTTATTTCACATTCGTTGGTTCCAAATATGTGGCTCCGGCGAAAGTAATTGGTGTGGAGGAAGAGCTGCCGCAGGTTGAAGACGGTGGCCGTGGCAAGAATGCTCTCGGGGACTACCACGAAGTGTGA